One window of the Shewanella maritima genome contains the following:
- a CDS encoding beta-ketoacyl synthase N-terminal-like domain-containing protein, producing MSSTKLATTSKHKIAIVGLANQYPDADTPDSFWQNLLDKKDSRSTITAQKLNAEPHDYSGEQGQSDRFYCDQGGYIQNFTFNPNGYQLAPEQLAGLDDSFLWAIDTAHKALKDANIELTNPKLSRTGIVMGTLSFPIAKSNELFVPLYHGAVEKGLQHKLKQPNLKLQHFSPSSADSGKGDETAVPLANGAIAHNASKLVADALGLGAAQLSLDAACASSVYSLKLACDYLQTGKADVMLAGAVSGADPFFINMGFSIFHAYPEHGISAPFDQNSKGLFAGEGAGVLVLKRLEDAERDGDKIYALVSGIGLSNDGKGQFVLSPNSDGQVKAFERAYADTQMNGEQLNPEQIEVIECHATGTPLGDKVELTSMERFFADKLNGSNPPLIGSAKSNLGHLLTAAGMPGIMKMVFAMQHGMLPPSINISAPISSPDGMFANHTLPQQVQPWPVKTSNTHRHAGVSVFGFGGCNAHLLLESYQGKGQHLACTEKPAKPSTLAVTGIASHFGKFSNISEFATAAKNKQNAFIQLPQNRWKGLQHHHELLGQYNVPSDLSGAFIESFEFDFLRFKVPPNEDDRLISQQLLLMKVADEAIRDAQLTPGGKVAVLVAMETELELHQFRGRVNLHTQLANSLKAQGVELTADEYQALEAIAMDSVLDAAKLNQYTSFIGNIMASRISSLWDFNGPAFTISAAEQSVNRCIDVAQNLLATESDEPLEAVIIAAVDLAGSVENICLRSATMNKCSETLDQSATNTTRFGEGAGAIVLQADVTAERANNNATGTNSELDLMQQALGAVSLDSDPHNSDPQDPVAAESNVASNATSYGTIEALSFGKLANFNQVSDALLSQTDVLAQQVNTIELNQAPESQFAAAQQLSNLFSQATLQHASDCIGHTFAASGMASLQHQLLTSADTNANSNQTNNNQTIVAGISSSISEDQCSLLAMSQTPEQQAALALRLNHGVSEYENEPKQKLSLVKTVTLGGRDIYQHIVDAPLNQLASIQAKVADGLSSSAGDVTNNAKPASQVNFTVTSPMSAHRDANSEHTNLTNQIDLSMTSNTQNSRPLAQTNITTAQTNALPPAHLSAFEQNQWLAHQAQKAFLESREQGLKLADAMLKQQLAQANGQAPVSYDPQTHAAETSTAPVNVLAAAQQAISATSLRPDHANVPPYTAPIPADKPCIWNYADLVEYAEGDIAKVFGDDYAVIDNYSRRVRLPTTDYLLVSRVTKLDAQTNQYRPSSMTTEYDIPVDAPYLVDGQIPWAVAVESGQCDLMLISYLGIDFENKGERVYRLLDCTLTFLDDLPRGGDTLRYDIKINNFAKNGDTLLFFFSYECFVGDKMILKMDGGCAGFFTDKELEDGKGVIRTDDEIAKRQAALNNPNKPKFEPLLHCPQNQFDYGQIHRLLSADIGGCFGGAHLAHQQANQMQPSLCFASEKFLMIEQVSRVDVHGGAWGLGLIEGHKQLAPNHWYFPCHFKDDQVMAGSLMAEGCGQLLQFFMLHIGMHTLVQNGRFQPLENASQKVRCRGQVLPQHGELTYRMEVTEIGVSPRPYAKANIDILLNGKVVVDFQNLGVMIKEESECTRYVPDTTPILETSEGNTSSKQTQFEAASINAPLMAVEPDLSAPTNKGVIPLNTLKRR from the coding sequence TTGAGTTCGACTAAACTTGCCACAACCAGCAAACACAAAATTGCCATTGTTGGTTTAGCTAACCAGTATCCAGATGCCGATACCCCAGACTCGTTCTGGCAAAATCTGCTAGATAAAAAAGACTCTCGCAGCACTATCACGGCGCAAAAACTCAATGCTGAGCCACATGACTACAGTGGCGAGCAAGGTCAGTCTGATCGCTTTTATTGCGATCAAGGCGGCTATATTCAAAACTTTACCTTCAATCCCAATGGCTATCAGTTAGCGCCTGAACAACTTGCAGGCCTAGACGACAGCTTTTTATGGGCCATTGATACCGCGCACAAAGCGCTTAAAGATGCCAACATTGAGCTAACTAACCCTAAGCTATCGCGCACCGGTATTGTAATGGGCACCTTGTCATTCCCAATAGCCAAATCAAATGAGCTGTTTGTACCCTTGTATCACGGCGCGGTTGAAAAAGGTTTGCAACATAAGCTTAAACAGCCAAACCTCAAGTTACAGCACTTTAGCCCCAGCTCAGCAGACTCAGGCAAAGGCGATGAAACAGCTGTGCCACTTGCAAACGGTGCTATTGCTCATAACGCCTCAAAGCTAGTTGCTGATGCACTTGGTTTAGGCGCTGCACAACTTAGCCTTGATGCAGCCTGCGCAAGCTCTGTGTACTCATTGAAATTAGCATGTGATTATCTGCAAACAGGTAAAGCCGATGTCATGCTAGCGGGCGCAGTGTCTGGCGCAGACCCATTTTTCATCAACATGGGCTTTTCTATCTTCCACGCCTACCCTGAGCACGGCATTTCTGCGCCATTTGACCAAAACTCAAAAGGCTTGTTTGCAGGTGAAGGTGCTGGCGTACTGGTACTAAAACGTCTTGAAGATGCTGAGCGCGATGGCGATAAAATCTATGCCCTAGTCAGCGGCATTGGCCTGTCAAATGATGGTAAAGGCCAGTTTGTACTTAGCCCAAATAGTGACGGCCAGGTAAAAGCCTTTGAGCGCGCCTACGCCGATACCCAAATGAACGGCGAGCAGCTCAACCCAGAGCAAATAGAAGTCATTGAGTGTCACGCCACCGGCACGCCGCTTGGCGATAAAGTTGAGCTGACCTCAATGGAGCGCTTTTTTGCCGATAAGCTTAACGGCAGCAATCCTCCACTCATTGGCTCAGCTAAATCGAACCTAGGGCACTTACTTACCGCAGCGGGTATGCCGGGGATCATGAAGATGGTCTTCGCCATGCAGCACGGCATGTTACCACCAAGTATTAATATCAGTGCGCCGATTAGCTCGCCTGATGGCATGTTTGCCAACCATACCCTGCCACAACAAGTGCAGCCTTGGCCTGTAAAAACGAGCAATACTCATCGCCATGCAGGCGTTTCTGTATTTGGTTTTGGCGGCTGTAATGCGCACCTATTGTTAGAGTCTTATCAAGGCAAAGGCCAACATCTGGCGTGCACTGAAAAACCAGCCAAGCCTAGCACGCTAGCTGTTACCGGCATCGCCAGTCACTTTGGCAAGTTTTCCAATATCAGTGAGTTCGCCACGGCTGCGAAAAATAAGCAAAACGCATTTATACAACTGCCACAAAACCGCTGGAAAGGCCTGCAACACCACCATGAGTTGCTCGGTCAATATAATGTCCCAAGCGACCTAAGCGGCGCATTTATTGAAAGCTTCGAGTTTGACTTCCTGCGCTTTAAAGTGCCGCCAAATGAAGATGACAGATTGATCTCACAACAACTGCTGTTGATGAAAGTCGCTGATGAGGCGATCCGCGATGCGCAATTAACGCCAGGCGGTAAAGTTGCGGTACTGGTGGCAATGGAAACTGAGCTTGAGCTGCACCAATTCCGTGGCCGAGTTAACCTGCACACCCAATTAGCCAACAGTCTCAAGGCTCAGGGGGTTGAATTAACAGCTGACGAATATCAAGCCCTTGAAGCTATCGCCATGGACAGCGTACTCGATGCCGCTAAGCTCAATCAGTACACCAGCTTTATTGGCAATATTATGGCGTCACGGATCTCATCACTTTGGGACTTCAACGGCCCAGCGTTCACCATTTCGGCTGCTGAGCAATCGGTAAACCGTTGTATTGATGTGGCGCAGAACCTACTGGCAACCGAATCAGATGAGCCGCTAGAGGCTGTGATAATTGCCGCCGTTGATTTAGCTGGCAGTGTTGAGAATATTTGCCTCCGCAGCGCGACGATGAATAAGTGCAGCGAAACGCTTGATCAATCAGCAACGAATACCACTCGCTTTGGCGAAGGTGCTGGCGCGATTGTGCTGCAAGCCGATGTCACTGCTGAAAGAGCTAATAATAACGCTACGGGAACAAACTCAGAACTTGATTTGATGCAGCAAGCATTAGGTGCCGTTTCGCTTGACTCTGACCCACATAACTCTGACCCACAAGACCCGGTTGCAGCAGAGTCTAACGTGGCTTCAAACGCGACAAGCTACGGCACCATTGAGGCGCTAAGCTTTGGCAAGCTTGCCAACTTTAATCAGGTTAGCGACGCGCTGTTAAGTCAGACTGATGTACTGGCTCAACAAGTTAACACCATAGAGCTTAACCAAGCACCTGAAAGCCAATTTGCAGCTGCGCAGCAGTTATCGAACCTATTTAGCCAAGCGACGCTGCAGCACGCTAGTGACTGTATTGGTCACACCTTTGCCGCATCAGGTATGGCGAGCTTGCAGCATCAGCTGCTAACCTCAGCCGACACTAACGCTAACAGTAATCAAACTAACAATAATCAAACTATCGTTGCCGGCATTAGTAGCAGCATTAGCGAAGACCAATGCTCGTTGTTAGCCATGAGTCAAACACCTGAGCAACAAGCTGCATTAGCCCTGCGCTTAAATCACGGCGTCAGTGAATATGAAAATGAGCCTAAACAAAAGCTGAGTCTGGTAAAAACTGTCACCCTTGGTGGTCGTGATATCTATCAGCACATTGTCGATGCGCCACTAAACCAGCTTGCCAGTATTCAAGCCAAAGTTGCCGATGGGCTAAGTTCATCAGCAGGCGATGTCACGAATAATGCTAAACCAGCCAGTCAGGTGAACTTTACTGTAACGAGTCCCATGTCTGCGCACAGAGATGCAAACTCAGAGCACACAAATTTAACTAACCAAATTGATCTAAGCATGACCTCAAATACCCAAAACTCTCGTCCGCTAGCTCAAACGAATATCACCACTGCGCAAACCAATGCCCTGCCGCCAGCACATTTGTCAGCATTTGAGCAAAACCAATGGCTCGCTCATCAGGCGCAAAAAGCCTTTCTAGAGTCGCGTGAACAAGGCTTGAAGCTAGCTGATGCTATGTTAAAACAGCAGCTTGCGCAGGCTAATGGCCAAGCGCCAGTTAGCTATGATCCACAAACTCATGCAGCTGAAACAAGTACCGCCCCAGTAAACGTACTAGCGGCTGCGCAACAAGCTATATCGGCTACGTCTTTGCGGCCAGATCACGCCAACGTGCCGCCATATACCGCGCCTATTCCTGCCGATAAGCCTTGTATTTGGAACTACGCCGACTTAGTTGAATACGCTGAGGGCGACATTGCCAAGGTATTTGGTGATGACTACGCGGTTATCGACAACTACTCACGCCGCGTACGCCTGCCAACCACAGACTATTTGTTGGTGTCGCGTGTGACTAAGCTTGATGCACAAACCAATCAATATCGTCCAAGCTCAATGACCACAGAGTATGACATTCCTGTTGACGCGCCATATTTGGTTGATGGGCAGATCCCTTGGGCAGTTGCGGTTGAATCAGGTCAGTGCGATTTAATGCTGATCAGCTACCTTGGCATCGACTTTGAGAACAAAGGTGAGCGCGTTTACCGCTTGCTTGATTGTACCCTCACCTTCTTGGACGATTTACCGCGTGGCGGCGACACCCTGCGCTATGACATTAAGATCAATAACTTTGCTAAAAATGGCGATACCTTATTGTTCTTCTTCTCGTATGAGTGCTTTGTTGGCGACAAGATGATCCTGAAAATGGATGGCGGTTGCGCCGGCTTCTTTACCGACAAAGAGCTTGAAGATGGCAAAGGTGTTATTCGCACCGACGATGAAATCGCTAAGCGTCAGGCCGCATTAAATAATCCAAATAAGCCTAAGTTTGAACCACTGCTGCATTGCCCACAAAACCAGTTTGATTATGGGCAAATTCATCGCTTGTTAAGTGCTGATATCGGTGGCTGTTTTGGCGGCGCACATCTTGCCCACCAGCAAGCTAACCAAATGCAACCTTCGCTGTGTTTCGCATCAGAGAAATTCCTGATGATTGAGCAAGTCAGCAGGGTTGATGTTCATGGCGGCGCCTGGGGCTTAGGCTTAATTGAAGGTCATAAGCAGTTAGCACCAAATCACTGGTACTTCCCGTGTCATTTTAAAGATGATCAAGTAATGGCTGGCTCACTGATGGCAGAAGGCTGTGGTCAGTTGTTGCAGTTCTTTATGCTGCATATTGGTATGCATACCCTAGTGCAAAATGGCCGCTTCCAGCCGCTAGAAAACGCTTCGCAAAAAGTGCGCTGCCGTGGTCAAGTACTGCCGCAGCACGGCGAACTTACCTACCGCATGGAAGTCACTGAAATTGGCGTGAGCCCGCGCCCGTATGCGAAAGCCAATATTGATATTTTGCTTAATGGCAAAGTAGTGGTCGACTTCCAAAACCTTGGGGTAATGATTAAAGAAGAATCTGAATGTACTCGCTATGTGCCAGACACGACTCCAATCCTAGAAACCAGTGAAGGCAATACCAGCTCAAAACAAACTCAGTTTGAAGCAGCTTCAATCAATGCACCTCTAATGGCGGTTGAACCAGACTTAAGCGCGCCAACCAATAAGGGCGTTATTCCCTTAAACACGTTGAAGCGCCGATAA